Within Halobacterium jilantaiense, the genomic segment CGTCCTCGACGCCGCGAAGTACCTGCGGGGCGTGCGGCCGCTGGACCCGGCCGAACTCCGGGAGTACGTCGAGGGGCAGCCCCGGGACGCCGTCGTCCGGCAGGTGCTCCGCGAGCACGCGACGGAACTGGCACTCGTGGAGCGCAGCGACGGCACGTTCGTGCCTGCGCCCGAGGAGCCGGTGCGGCCGTCGTTCCACGGCGTGAACGCGCTCCCGGAGCGCTACGACCGCGCGGTCGAGGACCTGCTCGTCGCCGAGTACGGCGCTGAGTGGTACCGGGCGGAGAGCGGCGACCGCTTGCGGGAGACCATCCGGCGGTTCAAGGACGACTACTACCGCCGGAACCCCGTCGAGTACGACCGCGAGGTCGCGCTCGGGTACGCGGTCTACCACCTCGCTGGCTACTACGCGGCCGCCCAGTACGTGCTCGCTGAACTCGCGAGAGACGGCCTGCTGTCTGGGACGCTGCGCGTGCTGGACCTCGGCGCGGGCGTCGGTGGGCCCGCGCTCGGGCTCTTCGACTTCCTGCCCGAGGACGCGCTCGTGGAGTACCACGCCGTGGAGCCGAGCGCCGCCGCGGACGTCCTCGACGAACTGCTGGCGGAGACGCCGCGGAACGTCCACGCGACGATTCACCGGGAGACGGCGGAGGCCTTCGAGCCCGAGGGCGAGTACGACCTCGTGTTCGCGTGCTCGGTGCTCTCGGAGCTGGACGACGCCGAGTCGGTCGTGCGCAAGTATCTCGACCACCTCGCGGACGACGGGACGTTCCTGGGGCTCGCGCCCGCGGACAAGCACACGAGCACGCACCTCCGCGGGGTCGAACGCGCCGTCGAGGACGACCCCGCGACGGTGTACGGGCCGACGCCGCGCCTGTGGCCGGGCCGCCGTCCGAGCGACCGCGGCTGGACGTTCGACGAGCAGCCCGCGGTCGAGACGCCGACGGTGCAGGCGCGGCTGGCCGACGCCAGCCAGGACCCGGGCGAGTTCCGGCACACCGACGTCCGGTACTCGTACTCGCTGCTGCGGCTGGACGGCCGCCGCCAGCACGAGGTCGAACTCTCGGGTGACCGCCTGCTGGCGCTCGGGGACGTCGACGACCGCGTGACCGACCGGGCCGACGTCGTCGCCGCGAAGGTCTCCCGGAACCTCTCCGAGGGCGAGGACGCCAACCCCGTGTTCAAGCTGAGCGACGGCAGCGAGGACACGGACTGTTACGCTGTCCTCGTGCGCCCCACGTCGCTGAACCGGGACGTGGCGGCCGCCGAGTATGGCGACCTGCTCTCCGTCGAGGACGCCCTCGTGCTGTGGAACGACGACGAGGAGGCGTACAACTTCGTGTTCGACGAGGAGACCGTCGTCGACCGGGCCTGAGGCCGCGACTGACCCGGTGACGGTCGGCCGAGGGGGATAGTGTTTTTGCGGTCGGCCGGCGACTACGAGCCATGACTCTGGAAGGCCTCGACGACCTCGACCGGACGATTCTGCACTCACTCCAGGCCGACGCGCGCGGCACCTCCTCGCAGGACATCGCCGACGAGGCGGGGGTCTCGGCGAGCACGGTCCGGAACCGCATCAGCCGCCTCGAGGAGCGCGGCATCATCACGGGCTACCACGCGGACGTGGACTACGAGCAGGCGGGCTACCAGCTGTACACGCTCATCGTCTGTACGGCCCCGGTGCCGCGACGCGAGGAGCTGGCGGCCGAGGCGGTCGACGTCCCCGGCGTGGTGCGCGTCGAGGAGGTGATGACGGGGGCCGAGAACGTCCACGTGTTCGCGGTCGGCCGGGACAGCGACGACCTCAGCCGTATCGGCCGGGACCTCGACGACCTCGGGCTGGAGGTCGCCGACGAGGACATCCTCCGGAGCGTCCACTCCGGCCCGTTCGAGGGGTTCGACACCAAAAACGAATCGTAATAATATTCCTTATATTTCCACGGGCGAGCAGAAAATACGGTTACTTTATGCGGTTTCGTCTACAAGCAGGGGGTGAGACGCGGCCAGCCGAACCGGCGGCCGCCACACACCATGACCAGACCACGAGACACCACCGACGCGCCCCGACTGCCGACCGACGGGACCATCTTCGTCGTCGAGGGCGGGGCCGTCGGCCACGAGGTGGCGACCCGGCTGTCGGCGTCGGGCAAGTCGGTGACCCACGTCACAACCACCCCACAGACCGACGCGGCACCGAGTTTCGACGTCCACGTCACCGAGACGCTGGCGGCGGACTCACTCGACGCAGCCGGCCTCCGCGACGCTAGCGCGGTTGTCATCCTCGGCTCCGACGACGCCCGGAACTTCCTCGTCGCCCAGCTCGCTCATGCGCGCTTCGGCGTCGACCGGGTGGTTGCCCGCGTCGACGACCCGGACCGCAAACCGCTGTTCGAGCGCCAGGGCGTCGACGTCGTCTGCGCGACCCAGGCCATCGCACACACGGCCGTCGAACTGTGGTGACCGACGCTCCAGTGGCCGACCGGACAGCACCGACAGCACGACTATCCACCCCGAAGCGACCCACTCTCTCCCAATGAAGACACTCGAACGCGACCTCGGAATCGGAGCAGTATTCGCCATCAGCGTCGGCGCGATGATCGGCAGCGGCATCTTCATCCTGCCGGCGCTCGCGCTGAAGATTGCCGGCCCGGCCGTCGTCGTCGCCTACCTGCTCGCGGGCCTGCTGGTCGTCCCGGCCGCCCTCTCGAAGTCCGAGATGGCGACCGCGATGCCGGAGGCCGGCGGCACCTACCTCTACATCGAGCGCGGCATGGGGCCCCTGCTCGGCACCGTCGCCGGTGTCGGCACCTGGTTCTCGCTGTCGTTCAAGAGCGCGCTCGCGCTCGTCGGCGGCGTCCCCTACCTCGTGCTGTTGTTCGACCTCCCCGTGAAGCCCGTCGCGATCGGGCTGGCGGCGTTCCTCGTCGTCGTGAACCTCGTCGGCGCGAAACAGACCGGCCGCCTCCAGACGATTATCGTCTCCGTCATGCTCGTCGCGCTCGGCTGGTTCGTCGCCGGTAGCGCCGGCAAGGTCCAGCAGGCGAACTACCAGAACTTCTTCGCCGGCGGCTGGGAGGGCCTGCTCGCCGCGACCGGCCTCGTGTTCGTCTCCTACGCGGGCGTCACGAAGGTCGCCAGCGTCGCCGAGGAGGTCGAGAACCCCGGCCGGAACATCCCGCTTGGCATCCTCGGGTCGCTGGTGTTCACCACGCTGCTGTACGTCGGCATCGTCGCCGTGATGGTCGGCGTCACCGACGCCGGCACGGTCGCGGGCTCCGCCACGCCGGTCGCAGTCGCCGCCGAGGCCACGCTCGGCGAGTGGGGCGTCTACGCCGTCATCGGGGCCGCCCTGCTCGCGCTGGTCTCGACGGCGAACGCCGGCATCCTGTCGTCCTCGCGGTACCCGTTCGCGATGAGCCGCGACAAGCTCGCGCCGCCGACGTTCGCCGAGATTCACGAGCGTTTCGGCACGCCGACGACCGCCATCACGCTCACGGGCGCGGTCGTGCTCGTGCTCATCGCGTTCGTCCCCATCCTCGAAATCGCGAAGCTCGCCAGCGCGTTCCAGATTCTCGTCTTCGTGCTGGTGAACGTCGCGCTCGTCGCGTTCCGCGAGGGGTCGACCGAGGACTACGACCCCGAGTTCACGGCACCGCTGTACCCCTGGATGCAGGTGTTCGGGGTCCTCAGCGGCCTCGCTCTGCTCACCCAGATGGGGCTCGTCGCGCTCGGCGGTGCCGTCGTCATCACCGCCGGGAGCGTGGTCTGGTACGTCGTCTACGCCCGGCCGCGCATCCGCCGGGAGGGAGCCGCGACCGACGTCATCCGGCGACGCCTCGGCCGCGACGTGCTCACGGAGACCGCGGACGCCGTCGGAGCACTCGACGCGCCCGGCGACACGCCCGAGGTGCTGGTGGCGCTCACCCGGGACGCGACCGAGGAGCGCGAACGCTCGCTGCTCTCGCTGGCCGCCGACCTCGTGCGACCGACCGACGGCAGGGTCGTCGTCGTGCGGTTCGACGAGGTGCCCGACCAGACGCCCCTCGACCACGCCGCGGAGGTCCAGTCCCCGGCCGACGTGCGCTTCGAGGCGCAGACCGAGGGCCTCAGCGCGGAGTTCGATGTCGACGTGGAGTACGGCGAAATCGTCAGCCACGACACCAAGCGCGCCATCGTGAACTTCGCCGACCACCGCGGCGTCGAGACCGTCGTCGCCGAACACGAGCGCCTGCGCCTCCGCTCGCGGCTGCTCGGCGACCCCATCGACTGGGTCGTCAGGCACGCCCCGTGTGACGTGTTGCTCGTGGAGAACCGCGGCTACGACAGCCCGCAG encodes:
- a CDS encoding small ribosomal subunit Rsm22 family protein, with protein sequence MPVDRDAVLDAAKYLRGVRPLDPAELREYVEGQPRDAVVRQVLREHATELALVERSDGTFVPAPEEPVRPSFHGVNALPERYDRAVEDLLVAEYGAEWYRAESGDRLRETIRRFKDDYYRRNPVEYDREVALGYAVYHLAGYYAAAQYVLAELARDGLLSGTLRVLDLGAGVGGPALGLFDFLPEDALVEYHAVEPSAAADVLDELLAETPRNVHATIHRETAEAFEPEGEYDLVFACSVLSELDDAESVVRKYLDHLADDGTFLGLAPADKHTSTHLRGVERAVEDDPATVYGPTPRLWPGRRPSDRGWTFDEQPAVETPTVQARLADASQDPGEFRHTDVRYSYSLLRLDGRRQHEVELSGDRLLALGDVDDRVTDRADVVAAKVSRNLSEGEDANPVFKLSDGSEDTDCYAVLVRPTSLNRDVAAAEYGDLLSVEDALVLWNDDEEAYNFVFDEETVVDRA
- a CDS encoding Lrp/AsnC family transcriptional regulator; this encodes MTLEGLDDLDRTILHSLQADARGTSSQDIADEAGVSASTVRNRISRLEERGIITGYHADVDYEQAGYQLYTLIVCTAPVPRREELAAEAVDVPGVVRVEEVMTGAENVHVFAVGRDSDDLSRIGRDLDDLGLEVADEDILRSVHSGPFEGFDTKNES
- a CDS encoding NAD-binding protein, with the protein product MTRPRDTTDAPRLPTDGTIFVVEGGAVGHEVATRLSASGKSVTHVTTTPQTDAAPSFDVHVTETLAADSLDAAGLRDASAVVILGSDDARNFLVAQLAHARFGVDRVVARVDDPDRKPLFERQGVDVVCATQAIAHTAVELW
- a CDS encoding amino acid permease → MKTLERDLGIGAVFAISVGAMIGSGIFILPALALKIAGPAVVVAYLLAGLLVVPAALSKSEMATAMPEAGGTYLYIERGMGPLLGTVAGVGTWFSLSFKSALALVGGVPYLVLLFDLPVKPVAIGLAAFLVVVNLVGAKQTGRLQTIIVSVMLVALGWFVAGSAGKVQQANYQNFFAGGWEGLLAATGLVFVSYAGVTKVASVAEEVENPGRNIPLGILGSLVFTTLLYVGIVAVMVGVTDAGTVAGSATPVAVAAEATLGEWGVYAVIGAALLALVSTANAGILSSSRYPFAMSRDKLAPPTFAEIHERFGTPTTAITLTGAVVLVLIAFVPILEIAKLASAFQILVFVLVNVALVAFREGSTEDYDPEFTAPLYPWMQVFGVLSGLALLTQMGLVALGGAVVITAGSVVWYVVYARPRIRREGAATDVIRRRLGRDVLTETADAVGALDAPGDTPEVLVALTRDATEERERSLLSLAADLVRPTDGRVVVVRFDEVPDQTPLDHAAEVQSPADVRFEAQTEGLSAEFDVDVEYGEIVSHDTKRAIVNFADHRGVETVVAEHERLRLRSRLLGDPIDWVVRHAPCDVLLVENRGYDSPQNVVLEGDGGPYDPATVAVADTLAGAAAGHVTLRFPLSETHPDTRQATIHAYQDELAGLLSAPVRTADLRPDGGQTPDPDVVVRTGFRQRVGGGRGDHTPTAVDCTEVTVYPHESRQPGLLRRLAERLVF